A part of Ktedonobacterales bacterium genomic DNA contains:
- the carB gene encoding carbamoyl-phosphate synthase large subunit yields MSAPTTIKKALVIGSGPIIIGQAAEFDYAGTQACRALREEGITSVLVNSNPATIMTDEGVADITYIEPLTVEVLERIIARERPDGLLATLGGQTGLNLAIALADAGVLERYHVRLLGTPLKTIRQAEDREEFKRLLQQIGEPVPPSLTVTTLSDARAFASSNGYPVVIRPAFTLGGTGGGIAFTPAELERIVRGGLSASPIHQVLIEQYLKGWKELEYEVIRDSADTCIVVCNMENIDPMGIHTGDSIVVAPSQTLSDKDYQMLRDAAIHIIRALGIEGGCNVQFALDPLSAQYYVIEVNPRVSRSSALASKATGYPIARVATKIAIGRRLEEIPNPITGQTSAAFEPTLDYVVVKIPRWPFDKFPAAERRLGTQMKATGEVMAIDRSFEAALQKAIRSLELGSRSFWEQQGERQIEWDLAHTLAPTDTRLWQIINLLRRDASDAMLQTLQEQTGIDIFFLYKFRNLVLMEQRLTAETLSEPLLRAAKRFGFSDQQIGACAGQSAESIGSQRKAWDIRPVFKMVDTCAAEFAARTPYFYSAYEQENEAEPLGAQRALVLGSGPIRIGQGIEFDYCSVRSATALSDAGFQSILVNSNPETVSTDFDLSDRLYFEPLDAESVLAVLENEGQPAAIAQFGGQTAINLAAPLAQQHVSILGTSVEAIDLAEDRRRFDDLLEHLHIPRPQGSTVTTGAAALEAAERIGYPVVVRPSYVLGGRAMEIVYTPDELDRYISQIGAYYRERPILIDRYLKGKEVEVDAICDGAEVLIPGIMEHIERAGVHSGDSIAVYPARRLSAQESAAIVDYTTIIARALKIRGLLNAQFVITEPSGQESASPSSDQPAANVFVLEVNPRSSRTVPFLSKATGVPMVTLATRIMLGSSLQQEGYQSGLYPNQPLIAIKAPVFSMGKLTGAETALGPEMKSTGEVMGIDFSYHAALTKALIAAGVRLPETGAALVSIADRDKNEALPIMQALAASGYQLYATAGTAHFLKQRGMDAAVVGKISEGDTSIPSLIRQRQVHAVINTISGGHSRIREGGEIQDGFEIRRAAAESQVPCFTSLDTARAVVDVLQRQEAYAVLPFGDYRSPATS; encoded by the coding sequence ATGTCTGCCCCCACCACCATCAAAAAAGCGCTGGTCATTGGCTCCGGCCCCATCATCATCGGCCAGGCCGCCGAGTTTGACTATGCTGGCACACAGGCGTGCCGCGCCCTGCGTGAAGAAGGGATCACGTCGGTTCTGGTGAACTCCAATCCGGCCACCATCATGACCGACGAAGGGGTTGCAGACATCACCTATATCGAACCTCTGACTGTCGAAGTCCTTGAGCGCATCATCGCCCGCGAGCGTCCCGATGGCCTGCTGGCAACGTTAGGCGGCCAGACTGGCCTGAACCTGGCTATCGCCCTGGCTGATGCCGGAGTCCTCGAACGCTATCATGTCAGGCTGCTGGGTACACCGCTCAAAACCATTCGCCAGGCAGAAGACCGCGAAGAGTTCAAGCGGCTGCTTCAGCAGATCGGTGAACCTGTCCCCCCCAGCCTCACCGTCACCACCCTGTCTGACGCCAGAGCGTTCGCCAGCAGCAACGGCTATCCGGTAGTGATTCGCCCGGCCTTTACCCTCGGCGGCACAGGCGGCGGCATCGCCTTCACACCCGCTGAGTTAGAGCGCATCGTGCGCGGCGGGCTATCCGCCAGCCCCATCCATCAGGTCTTGATTGAGCAGTACCTGAAGGGCTGGAAAGAACTGGAATATGAGGTCATCCGCGACAGCGCCGATACCTGCATCGTCGTCTGCAACATGGAAAATATCGACCCGATGGGCATTCATACCGGCGACAGCATCGTAGTCGCTCCCAGCCAGACGCTTTCAGACAAAGACTATCAAATGCTGCGCGACGCCGCCATTCATATTATTCGCGCGCTGGGCATCGAAGGCGGCTGCAACGTGCAGTTCGCGCTTGACCCGCTCTCCGCGCAGTATTACGTGATCGAAGTCAATCCGCGTGTCAGCCGGTCCTCCGCTCTGGCCTCCAAAGCCACCGGCTACCCTATCGCGCGTGTGGCGACCAAAATCGCCATCGGGCGGCGGCTCGAAGAGATTCCCAATCCCATCACCGGCCAGACCTCGGCGGCTTTCGAGCCGACGCTGGATTATGTCGTCGTCAAGATTCCACGCTGGCCGTTCGATAAGTTTCCCGCAGCCGAACGACGCCTGGGTACACAGATGAAAGCCACTGGCGAAGTGATGGCGATTGATCGCAGCTTTGAGGCTGCTCTTCAGAAAGCCATCCGCTCGCTGGAGCTTGGCAGCCGCAGCTTCTGGGAGCAGCAGGGCGAGCGCCAGATCGAGTGGGATCTTGCTCATACGCTCGCGCCGACTGACACCCGGCTCTGGCAAATCATCAACCTGCTCCGGCGCGACGCCTCCGATGCCATGCTCCAGACGCTTCAGGAGCAGACCGGAATTGACATCTTTTTCCTGTACAAGTTCCGCAATCTGGTGCTGATGGAGCAGCGCCTCACAGCCGAAACGCTCAGCGAGCCACTCTTACGCGCAGCCAAACGCTTTGGTTTCAGCGATCAGCAGATCGGCGCGTGCGCGGGGCAATCTGCCGAAAGTATAGGCAGCCAGCGCAAAGCCTGGGACATTCGCCCCGTCTTCAAAATGGTTGACACCTGCGCGGCAGAGTTTGCGGCCCGGACGCCCTACTTCTACAGCGCCTACGAGCAGGAAAACGAAGCAGAGCCGCTTGGAGCGCAGCGCGCGCTCGTGCTGGGTTCTGGCCCCATCCGCATCGGCCAGGGCATTGAATTCGACTATTGCAGCGTTCGCTCGGCCACTGCCCTGAGCGATGCAGGTTTCCAGAGTATCCTGGTCAACAGCAACCCCGAAACAGTCAGCACCGACTTTGATCTCTCTGATCGCCTCTACTTCGAGCCACTGGACGCAGAGAGCGTGCTGGCCGTATTGGAAAACGAAGGGCAGCCCGCAGCGATTGCGCAGTTTGGCGGGCAAACGGCGATCAATCTGGCGGCCCCGCTCGCACAGCAGCACGTCTCCATCCTGGGTACTTCCGTTGAGGCCATCGATCTTGCCGAAGATCGGCGGCGCTTCGATGATCTGCTGGAACACCTGCATATCCCTCGCCCCCAGGGAAGCACAGTGACAACAGGAGCAGCAGCCTTAGAGGCCGCTGAGCGCATTGGCTACCCTGTCGTCGTCCGGCCCTCTTACGTCCTGGGAGGGCGGGCAATGGAGATTGTCTACACGCCCGACGAACTGGATCGCTACATCTCCCAGATAGGCGCCTATTACCGCGAGCGCCCCATCCTGATTGATCGCTACTTAAAGGGTAAAGAAGTGGAGGTAGACGCTATCTGCGATGGCGCTGAGGTGCTCATCCCCGGCATTATGGAGCATATCGAGCGCGCCGGCGTCCATTCTGGCGACAGCATTGCGGTCTATCCCGCGCGGCGTCTCTCCGCTCAGGAATCTGCCGCTATCGTTGACTATACGACGATCATCGCGCGCGCCCTCAAGATTCGCGGCCTGTTGAACGCGCAGTTTGTCATCACCGAACCGTCCGGCCAGGAGAGCGCCAGCCCATCCTCAGATCAGCCCGCCGCCAACGTCTTTGTGCTGGAGGTCAATCCGCGCAGTTCGCGCACCGTCCCTTTCCTCAGCAAAGCTACAGGCGTGCCAATGGTCACGCTGGCAACCAGGATCATGCTGGGCAGCAGCTTGCAGCAGGAGGGCTATCAGAGTGGGCTTTATCCCAATCAGCCACTTATTGCCATCAAAGCGCCGGTCTTTTCTATGGGCAAGCTGACCGGAGCCGAAACCGCGCTGGGGCCAGAGATGAAGTCAACCGGCGAGGTCATGGGCATTGACTTCTCCTACCATGCTGCCCTCACCAAAGCGTTGATCGCCGCAGGTGTTCGTCTGCCAGAGACAGGAGCCGCGCTCGTCTCCATCGCTGATCGTGATAAAAACGAGGCGCTGCCCATTATGCAAGCCCTGGCCGCAAGCGGCTATCAGCTTTATGCCACCGCCGGGACCGCTCACTTCCTCAAGCAGCGCGGCATGGACGCAGCAGTGGTCGGCAAAATCAGCGAAGGGGATACGTCCATCCCCTCCCTCATTCGCCAGCGCCAGGTCCATGCCGTGATCAACACCATAAGCGGGGGACATAGCCGCATCCGCGAGGGCGGCGAAATACAGGATGGTTTTGAGATTCGCCGCGCCGCCGCCGAAAGCCAGGTTCCCTGCTTCACATCGCTCGACACTGCCAGGGCCGTCGTGGATGTCCTTCAGCGCCAGGAAGCCTAT
- the carA gene encoding glutamine-hydrolyzing carbamoyl-phosphate synthase small subunit, translating to METQAVLVLEDGSRYEGRAFGALEPILSSERKGEVVFATGMTGYQEICTDPSYRGQMVALTYPLIGNYGVNPEDVESRRPWLSALIVRECCEEFHHWRGRESLSDYLARAGIPGLQGIDTRALTRRLRASGTLRGVLRAYQPGQKPDIPRLGAAARSVKTVSDLDVVEEVSLDAIRPWNAASSPTIQPLNLASASSLSHSSARGRVVLIDTGYKEQIARCLNDCGLETILAPAHIAINELLALQPDGVLLANGPGDPETVAALIDVCRALLATGMPLMGICLGHQILGLAAGGRTSRLPFGHHGANHPVREARTGRVTITSQNHNFQVDAASLPPESGFYVSHINLSDGSVEGLAHEKLPVFSVQYHPEASPGPHDNRYLFERFASLITERKLVGAA from the coding sequence ATGGAGACACAGGCAGTGCTGGTATTGGAGGATGGCTCACGCTATGAGGGCCGCGCGTTTGGCGCGCTTGAACCCATCCTATCGAGCGAACGCAAGGGTGAGGTCGTCTTTGCGACTGGCATGACCGGCTACCAGGAGATTTGCACCGACCCCTCCTATCGCGGCCAGATGGTGGCGCTGACCTACCCGCTGATTGGCAACTATGGCGTGAACCCTGAAGACGTGGAGTCCCGCCGCCCCTGGCTCTCCGCGCTGATCGTGCGCGAATGCTGCGAAGAGTTTCATCACTGGCGGGGTCGTGAATCCCTGAGCGATTATCTCGCGCGGGCAGGCATCCCCGGCCTTCAAGGCATAGACACGCGCGCCCTCACCCGCCGATTGCGCGCCAGCGGCACGCTGCGCGGCGTCCTGCGCGCCTACCAGCCAGGGCAGAAACCCGATATACCGCGATTAGGCGCCGCCGCGCGCAGTGTCAAAACCGTCTCGGACCTCGATGTCGTAGAAGAAGTCTCGCTCGACGCTATCCGCCCCTGGAACGCTGCAAGCAGCCCCACTATCCAGCCGCTCAATCTGGCCTCAGCCAGCTCGCTGAGCCATTCCAGCGCCAGAGGGCGTGTAGTACTCATAGATACCGGCTACAAAGAGCAGATCGCCCGCTGCTTGAACGATTGCGGCCTGGAAACCATCCTGGCCCCCGCGCATATCGCCATCAATGAATTGCTGGCGCTTCAACCGGATGGCGTCCTGCTGGCGAATGGACCCGGCGACCCCGAAACCGTCGCAGCCCTCATTGATGTCTGCCGGGCGCTGCTTGCCACTGGCATGCCGCTCATGGGCATCTGCCTGGGCCATCAGATTTTGGGCCTCGCTGCCGGAGGGCGCACCAGCCGCCTGCCCTTCGGCCATCACGGAGCCAACCATCCTGTGCGCGAAGCGCGTACTGGCCGCGTCACCATCACCTCGCAAAACCATAACTTTCAGGTGGATGCCGCCTCGCTTCCGCCAGAAAGCGGTTTTTATGTCAGCCATATCAACCTTTCGGATGGTTCCGTGGAGGGGCTGGCCCACGAGAAATTGCCAGTCTTCTCAGTCCAATATCACCCGGAGGCATCCCCTGGCCCGCACGATAACCGCTATCTCTTTGAGCGTTTCGCCAGCCTCATCACTGAGCGAAAGCTAGTCGGCGCGGCCTGA
- a CDS encoding dihydroorotase, protein MKEREQTSALLLRGGQIIDPSQGREVAGDLLIADGRIVAAGPASEVQQHTDRLRQSGQPLQTLDLQPGLIVSPGFVDLHVHLREPGYEDKETIQTGAQAAARGGFTTICCMPNTRPVLDSQAALEFVARAASGAPARVRPIAAISKGEKGAELSEMAELAEAGAVAFSDDGRPVSSSKLMRAALEYASMLDRPIVEHCEDEGLAAGGVMNEGAVATRLGLKGWPAAAEEIMLARDLALARLTGGRYHAAHVSTAGSVELIRRAKAEGLSVSAEVTPHHLLLTDEWVAGRRAGLLGDNSPDQGLPYDTATKVNPPLRTRRDAEALLEGLLDGTIDAIATDHAPHTVVDKACEYDEAAFGISGLETALGALLALVHAGKLPLATLLAALTIRPALTFSLPAGTLRPGAAADITIFDPQERWLVDPQRFASKGKNTPLAGLLLKGRVRCTILGGTLVYEAEAADQSLVVAR, encoded by the coding sequence ATGAAAGAGCGTGAGCAAACCAGCGCCTTGCTGCTGCGTGGCGGCCAGATCATTGACCCTTCCCAGGGCCGAGAAGTGGCTGGCGATCTGCTGATTGCCGATGGGCGTATCGTCGCCGCTGGTCCAGCCAGCGAGGTGCAGCAGCACACCGATAGGCTGCGGCAAAGCGGGCAGCCGCTTCAGACTCTGGACCTTCAGCCAGGGCTGATCGTTTCCCCTGGCTTCGTTGACCTGCATGTTCATTTGCGCGAGCCAGGCTACGAAGACAAAGAGACGATCCAGACCGGCGCACAAGCAGCAGCGCGCGGCGGATTCACGACTATCTGCTGTATGCCAAACACCAGACCCGTCCTTGATTCCCAGGCCGCGCTTGAATTCGTCGCTCGCGCCGCCAGTGGCGCTCCAGCGCGAGTGCGGCCCATTGCCGCCATCAGCAAAGGCGAAAAAGGCGCTGAACTCAGCGAGATGGCCGAACTCGCCGAAGCGGGCGCGGTGGCCTTCTCCGACGATGGCCGCCCCGTCAGCAGCAGCAAACTGATGCGCGCGGCGCTTGAATACGCTTCGATGCTGGACCGGCCAATCGTGGAGCACTGTGAGGATGAAGGGCTGGCGGCTGGCGGCGTGATGAATGAGGGCGCGGTAGCAACCAGGCTCGGACTCAAAGGCTGGCCCGCTGCGGCTGAAGAAATTATGCTGGCCCGTGATCTGGCGCTGGCTCGCCTCACTGGCGGACGCTATCACGCCGCGCATGTAAGCACCGCTGGCTCGGTTGAACTGATCCGACGGGCTAAAGCCGAAGGGCTGTCCGTCAGCGCCGAAGTTACGCCCCATCACCTGCTGCTGACCGATGAATGGGTGGCTGGACGCCGCGCCGGTCTCCTTGGCGACAATAGCCCTGACCAGGGGCTGCCCTATGACACGGCCACCAAGGTCAATCCGCCGCTGCGCACCCGGCGAGACGCTGAGGCGCTGCTGGAGGGATTGCTCGACGGGACCATTGATGCCATCGCTACCGACCACGCCCCCCATACCGTCGTTGACAAAGCCTGCGAATATGACGAGGCAGCGTTCGGCATCTCTGGCCTGGAAACGGCCCTTGGGGCACTTCTGGCGCTCGTCCACGCGGGGAAATTGCCGCTGGCGACCCTTCTGGCCGCGCTCACCATTCGCCCGGCACTGACCTTTTCTCTTCCCGCTGGTACGCTGCGGCCTGGCGCTGCCGCTGACATTACGATCTTTGACCCACAGGAGCGCTGGCTCGTAGACCCACAACGCTTCGCCTCCAAAGGCAAGAATACCCCCCTGGCAGGGTTGCTGCTGAAAGGTCGGGTGCGCTGCACTATCCTGGGCGGAACGCTGGTCTATGAGGCAGAGGCTGCCGATCAATCGTTGGTCGTCGCTCGCTAG